The segment ATGGAGCGATCGGCATCCTCGCCATCCTCTCCACCATCGCCTTCCACTACCTCGCTCGCAGCATATCGACGCCAATCGACCGCACCATACATTTGATCGAAAAGGGCTCGCGCCAGATCAACGGAGCCACTGGACTCGTATCCAACAATTCGACACACCTCGCGGAAAAGTCGACCGAGCAAGCGAGCTCCTTGAACATGACAACCGCCGCGATCGAGCGGATGCGCGATTCCACTCAATGCAACGCCGACAACAGCGTGCGAGCCAACGAGCTGATGACTACGAGCAACCAAATCCTCGTCGAAGCGGAGCGCTCCATGCAGCGGCTCACCGCTTCCATGAAGGATATCACGCAGTCCAGCCAGGAGACCTCCAACATCGTGAAAACCATCGACGAAATCGCCTTCCAGACCAACATCCTAGCCCTGAACGCCGCAGTCGAAGCAGCCCGGGCCGGCGAGGCTGGAGCTGGTTTCGCAGTGGTGGCTGACGAGGTCCGCAGCCTCGCCCAACGCGCCGCAAAAGCCGCCCACGACACCGGAGTGCGTATCGACGATACCGTGGCCAAGATCAACGAAGGCGCGGCGCTCGTCTCCCACACCTCCAGCTCCTTCAATCTGGCTACGGAAAAGAGCAACGAGCTGAAGGAATTGCTCTCGGAGATCAAGGACGCCTCTCAAAGCCAAGCCGATGGTATTCGCGATATCGATACATCGATAAGCAGCCTCGACCGAATCACGCAAGAGAACGCGGCCAACGCGGAGGAATCCGCTGCCGCAGCCCAGGAGCTTGGCGCCGAAGCGCAGCACCTGCTTTCACTCGTCGACGACCTCACCGCCATCGTGGACGGCGCGAAGGCGATCGCGAGCCAGCCAGTCCCCCAGCCCTTTCGTGCATCGGCTCGTGGCGATTTCGATTCCATCTCACGAAAGGGAAAAAGCGTCTCCACCTCGCCGCAGGACTGGAACAGCTTCAACTAGCCGGCTCCCGAAGCAGCCGTCAGCGCTGCGAACCGACGCTGTCTGGCAAAGAAGCCATGGCGACCACGCCGAGCCCGGAACCCTGGCAGGCATCGAGCACCGCGACCGTTAGGCTCATCGGCACCGCATCGCTCACCTTCAGCCGCGTCGAGGACACCCCGCGAGCTGCCGCCTTCTCGATCGCCAGAGTCAGTTGAGCAAGATCCGTCGCCTACCCATTGACCGTCACCATGCGTCGCGAGTCGATGACTAGCTCCAGGGCCTCAGGCCTGGCATCGACCTCCCCGGAGCTTGCGGTGGCCGCTTCCAATCCAGTCTCCTCCACGAAGATGGTGGTCACCACGAAAAAGACCAACAGGATGAAAACCATGTCGATCAGAGGCGAGATATCGATGCGGGCCTCCGCCATGCACCGCTTGTATTTTTCGGAACTCTTCATGTCCTACACTTGTAGTACTTTTATCGAATAGTCAAACGCGGGCGCCCTTTCTGCTGTCAGCCAACGCTTTCAGGCGGAGCAGTGGAAACATAGTCTTGATTCGCCGGTCATTCGACGGTGTCCTGCAGCCTTTCCCGCCAGCGTTTGCCTGGCTCCGTTTGCCAAATCCCACAACGATAACAACCATTTATGAGCAGCTGGTCTGAACGCGTCAGAAACGAAGTCGGAAAAGCCATCCTCGGACAGGAGGAGATCGTGGAACGCATGCTGGTCGCCCTTCTGGCGGACGGTCACGTGCTTCTTGAAGGAATGCCGGGTCTGGCCAAGACCCTCTTGATCAAGAGCCTCGGCACCGCCCTCGGACTCGAATTCGAACGCGTGCAGTTCACCCCTGACCTTCTGCCCAGCGACGTCATCGGCACCATGGTCTACCAGGCTCAGTCGGGACAGTTCGAACCGCACAAGGGTCCGATCTTCGCCAATCTGGTGCTTGCGGACGAAATCAACCGCGCCCCGGCCAAGGTGCAAAGCGCCTTGCTGGAAGCCATGCAGGAGAAGCAGGTCACTCTCGGCCCCACCTCGCACAAGCTTCCCAAGCCCTTTTTCGTCATGGCGACGCAGAACCCGGTGGAGCAGGAAGGCACCTACCCGCTGCCCGAAGCGCAACGGGACCGCTTTCTCTTCAAGCTGCTGGTCGACTATCCGAGCCACGAAGACGAATTCGAAATGATGCGACGCTGGGGACAAGTCACCGAAAAGCCGGAGCTACGACCCGTGGCCTCTGGCGAGGAGCTGCTGCAGCTGCGCAGCGAGGTGGACGCAGTTCACGTGGCCGAGGAGATACAGGTCTACATTCTGGAACTGGTCCGCGCCACCCGAGAGATGGCTCAGTCGGGCCGACCCGAGGATCGCCTGCTTTCCTACGGCGCCTCGCCTCGCGCTTCCATCAGCCTCTATCAAGCCAGTCGAGCCCTCGCTTGGCTGCGCGGCATGGATCACGTTTCTCCCAGCATCGTGAAGGACATTTTCCTCGACGCGATGCGACATCGCGTCGGTCTCAGCTACGAAGCGGAAGCTGAAGAGATTTCCGCAGACGAAGTGCTGAAACGCATATTAGACTCCACACCCATGCCATCAGGCCGCGTCGCCCACCGCTAGAGCGGTCTTCCGGCGATCGAGCGTCCAGCTTCGCCGCGAGGCCGCCATCGTTCGCCTTCAGGCTACCGTTTCCCATGTCACCTTCATCGGACAACTCCAACCACCTTTCCAACCTTTCGGCGACCGTCGCATTGCTTCGGCGACTCGAATGGCGGGCTCGACTGGTGGTGCAGAGCGCCCTCGGAGGCGAGTACAAATCGAGCTTCCGCGGCAAGGGCATGGAATTCGACCAGGTGGTGAAATACGAGTTCGGCGACGACGTGCGCGACATCGACTGGAACGTCACCGCCCGCCTTGGCGAAGCCTATAGGAAAAAGTTCGTCGAGGAGCGCGAGATCACCCTTTTCCTGCTTTTCGAGGATACCCCGTCCCTCCAGTTCGGCTCCGGAGAAACGAGCAAACGCGACGCCCTGCTGGAGCTTGCGAGCTTGCTGATGCTGCTCAGCGCCGTCAACGGCGACCGCATTTCCCTGCTGCATGCCACGCCACAAGGCTATACGCTGAGCAAGTCCGCCACCGGTCGTGGGCGCATCATGAATACAGCGGCAAACCTCATGGGACATCCCGCCCCGCCAGCCCTCGGCGAGCAGCAGGCCCAGATACCCTGGCGCTACCTTACCAAAGCCGCCCCGCGTCACAGCATTTTCATTTGGCTAGGAGACTTTCCCGCCCGTCCCGCTCCGGAGGCCTGGCCGGTTCTGCGGCGACGCTATCAACCGGTGGGCTTCCGCATCTCGGATCCATGGGAAATGCAGCTTCCGAAAACGGGCCGTCAGCCAGTCTACGATCCGGTCAGCGGCGAGCTGTTCACCCTAAATGGCGGCTCCGCCTCCCAAAGAGCGGCGCATGCCGATTGGAAGGAAGCCCGCGATCAGGGATTTCAAGCGCTCTTCCCGCAAAAGAGCGATCGCCTCACCCTCGTCGCTGGACACGACGCCATCGAGGCCGTCACCGAATTCTTTCACCAACGCATGAAACGGTTCGCTAGGCTATGATCGAGATTTTGAATACGCTCAGATTCGAGTCTCCCTATTGGTTTCTGGCCCTGCTGCTGCTGCCCTTGGTGGCTTGGCTCAGAGGTCGACGTTCCGTGGCCGCTCTCATCCTTCCTTTCGCCGGTTCCTGGAAACGACAGACCTTCGTCGGCAGTTCCAAACTTCCCACGCTTTTCGCCTTCCTCACTGCCCTGGGAATCATCGTCGCTCTGGCCCGTCCCCAAAGCGTGGCTACGGAAAAGCACTCCAAGAGCCTTGGCTACGACATCATTCTGGCCATCGACCTATCCGGTTCCATGGAGGCTGAGGACTACGTGGTGGACCGCCAGAGGGTCAACCGGCTGCAAGCGGTCAAACCAGTGCTCAGCGCCTTCATCAACAAGCGGGAAAACGATCGCATCGGCATCATCGCTTTCGCAGGACGGGCCTACACCGTCGCCCCCTTGACCTTCAATCACGAGTGGCTGGGAAAGCAAACCGAGCGTTTACAGATCGGCTTGATCGAGGATGGCACCGCCATCGGCGACGCCATCGCCGTGGCCTCCTCCCGCTTGCTTGAAGGAGCAAAGGAGCGAGCGGGCGAGCGCGAAGGCGCTTTCATCGTCTTGCTAACCGACGGCGAGAACACCGCCGGTATGATGGAGCCGATGGAGGGAGCGAAGCTGGCCAAAGATGCCAACATTCGCGTCTACACCATAGCCGCTGGAAGAAATGGATACGTGCCCTTCCCGCGTCGCAACCAGGCAGGAGAACGCATCGGAACCACCCGCCAGCTGATGCGTGTCGATATCGAAACCCTGCAAAAAATCGCCGGTGAGACAAATGGCGAGTTCTTCCGTGCCGAAGATTCGGATACCATCGAGAGCGCCTTCAGCAAGATCGACGAATCCAGCAAGATCGAGTTCGAGGTGCAGCAGTATTCCGTCGTGACGGAGCTCTTCCCATTCGTGCTGATGTTTTCAGGAGCATGCGCGGTACTTTCAGTGGCGACGAGCGTTCGCGAGTCGAAGGAGGCCCTAGCATGAGTTGGGGCAGCGAACATTGGCTCTGGGGGCTCGCGCTGCCACCCCTGGTTTTGCTGTGGGACCTCTTTCGTCACAGCCGCTCCGCCTCGAAATCCAAACACGGGAAAGCGCTTTACGCGAATACCGCCTTCGGGGGACTGCAACTGAGCAAACGTCGACACAGCCGTCCGCGCAAGGTCCTGCTCTGTCTCGCCCTTTCGCTCCTCGTCGTATCCATGGCTCAACCACGCTGGGGCAGCGAAAAACGAACCACCTTCGAGCGAAGCCGCGAAGTCATCATCGCCATGGATCTCTCAAAAAGCATGCTCGCCGAGGATCTGAAGCCGAACCGCTTGGAACGAGCCAAACTTGTTGTATCCAGCATGCTCGATACGCTCAATGGCGAAAGCGTTGGACTGCTGGTTTTCGCCGGCACCTCCTTCCTGCAAAGTCCGATGAGCCCTGACTACCAGATTCTGCGCAGTTTTCTAAAGGACTTGAACCCTGACTTCATCCCCCAAGGTGGCACCGACTACGCCGCAATGCTAGAGACGGCTCTCGAATCCTTCGAGCAATCCGATGGTAGAGCAGATCGCTTTCTCATCGTGATCAGCGATG is part of the Pelagicoccus sp. SDUM812003 genome and harbors:
- a CDS encoding VWA domain-containing protein, yielding MSWGSEHWLWGLALPPLVLLWDLFRHSRSASKSKHGKALYANTAFGGLQLSKRRHSRPRKVLLCLALSLLVVSMAQPRWGSEKRTTFERSREVIIAMDLSKSMLAEDLKPNRLERAKLVVSSMLDTLNGESVGLLVFAGTSFLQSPMSPDYQILRSFLKDLNPDFIPQGGTDYAAMLETALESFEQSDGRADRFLIVISDGESLESNWQAAAEKLREENVQAICLGFGTQEGGFIPDGSGGFHKDPQGAVVLSKLERSTLVELARITGGVYREANVWIDLAQLVEDTVKKGQARLKEREREESEIERYHYFLAPGLALLLLSIYYEFPTMPRARNLKGKAAA
- a CDS encoding cache domain-containing protein, giving the protein MLNRLSLNLRITFLGTAVILAFSLVSAALYPKLKTQFFGEKKAKTQNLVESAAGIIDFYVNESQSGRMGKEAAQEAAKAMLATLRYDNSNYFWVNDLHPNMIMHPMKPQLNGQDLSELADPNGKRLFVEMVKTVQKNGSGFVDYDWPKPGKEKPEPKISFVTLEPTWGWVIGSGIYVDDVYAQLRSLFLFLYGAIGILAILSTIAFHYLARSISTPIDRTIHLIEKGSRQINGATGLVSNNSTHLAEKSTEQASSLNMTTAAIERMRDSTQCNADNSVRANELMTTSNQILVEAERSMQRLTASMKDITQSSQETSNIVKTIDEIAFQTNILALNAAVEAARAGEAGAGFAVVADEVRSLAQRAAKAAHDTGVRIDDTVAKINEGAALVSHTSSSFNLATEKSNELKELLSEIKDASQSQADGIRDIDTSISSLDRITQENAANAEESAAAAQELGAEAQHLLSLVDDLTAIVDGAKAIASQPVPQPFRASARGDFDSISRKGKSVSTSPQDWNSFN
- a CDS encoding DUF58 domain-containing protein, with amino-acid sequence MSPSSDNSNHLSNLSATVALLRRLEWRARLVVQSALGGEYKSSFRGKGMEFDQVVKYEFGDDVRDIDWNVTARLGEAYRKKFVEEREITLFLLFEDTPSLQFGSGETSKRDALLELASLLMLLSAVNGDRISLLHATPQGYTLSKSATGRGRIMNTAANLMGHPAPPALGEQQAQIPWRYLTKAAPRHSIFIWLGDFPARPAPEAWPVLRRRYQPVGFRISDPWEMQLPKTGRQPVYDPVSGELFTLNGGSASQRAAHADWKEARDQGFQALFPQKSDRLTLVAGHDAIEAVTEFFHQRMKRFARL
- a CDS encoding VWA domain-containing protein; protein product: MNTLRFESPYWFLALLLLPLVAWLRGRRSVAALILPFAGSWKRQTFVGSSKLPTLFAFLTALGIIVALARPQSVATEKHSKSLGYDIILAIDLSGSMEAEDYVVDRQRVNRLQAVKPVLSAFINKRENDRIGIIAFAGRAYTVAPLTFNHEWLGKQTERLQIGLIEDGTAIGDAIAVASSRLLEGAKERAGEREGAFIVLLTDGENTAGMMEPMEGAKLAKDANIRVYTIAAGRNGYVPFPRRNQAGERIGTTRQLMRVDIETLQKIAGETNGEFFRAEDSDTIESAFSKIDESSKIEFEVQQYSVVTELFPFVLMFSGACAVLSVATSVRESKEALA
- a CDS encoding biopolymer transporter ExbD yields the protein MKSSEKYKRCMAEARIDISPLIDMVFILLVFFVVTTIFVEETGLEAATASSGEVDARPEALELVIDSRRMVTVNG
- a CDS encoding MoxR family ATPase; the protein is MSSWSERVRNEVGKAILGQEEIVERMLVALLADGHVLLEGMPGLAKTLLIKSLGTALGLEFERVQFTPDLLPSDVIGTMVYQAQSGQFEPHKGPIFANLVLADEINRAPAKVQSALLEAMQEKQVTLGPTSHKLPKPFFVMATQNPVEQEGTYPLPEAQRDRFLFKLLVDYPSHEDEFEMMRRWGQVTEKPELRPVASGEELLQLRSEVDAVHVAEEIQVYILELVRATREMAQSGRPEDRLLSYGASPRASISLYQASRALAWLRGMDHVSPSIVKDIFLDAMRHRVGLSYEAEAEEISADEVLKRILDSTPMPSGRVAHR